The genomic interval TTCACGAGCTTGATTTATTGCTATTGTAAGCCTTTGTACAGCTATAGGATATTCTGCTCTTACGTACACATACCCCTGATTAGATCCAATAGCATAACCCGCTATTGCCATAGCCTCAATAACTGAATGTGGATCTCCCTCTAATATACTTCTATCCATGAATGCACCAGGATCTCCTTCATCGGCATTACAGCATACATATTTTATGCCCTTTGGTTGTTTAGCAGCAAAATCCCACTTCATTCCTGTAGGGAACCCTCCGCCCCCTCTTCCTCTTAATCCAGATTTTTTCATGATATCTATTACGTCTTGAGGTTGCATCTTAGTTAACACTTCACCTAATGCCTTGTATCCGTCTAATGCGATATATTCTCTTATATTCTCTGGATTGATCACACCACAATTTCTTAATGCAACTCGTATTTGTCTATTAAAAAACCCTTCTTTATCTAGCACTTTAGTAATATCTACTGCCTCTTTGTCTCCAGCTAACAATCTCTTTACCAATTTACCCTTAACTAAATGCTCCGATACTATCTCATTTACATCATCAATACTAACTCTTGTATACATAGCACCTTCAGGATATACAACAACTATTGGTCCTTGCGCACACAAGCCAAAACATCCTGTCCTTACTACATTAACTTCTTTATCTATATTATTCTCTTTCAAATACTCCTTAAATTTCTCTATAATCTTCCCCGAATTAGAAGATGTACATCCTGTACCACCACAAACTAAAACATGACTCCTCACTATATCCATAATGTCCTCCTTTAAATAAGTCCTTATTTTATGCCAACAAATCTTTACAAACATTGCCTTTTAATATGTGATCTTCTATTATTCTAACAACTTTGTCTTGTGTAACATTTGCATATACTGTAACACTCTCATCTTTGTCTATAATCTTAACCATAGGTTCCCTATCGCACATTCCTTGGCAACTTGTCATCATAACAACTGCATCCATAATATTTCTCTCTCTTAACTCCTTAACAAACAAGTTCATTACTTCTTTTGCTCCGGCTTTTATTCCACAGTCGTCCATGGCAACCATTATCTTGGTTAAATACTTACCTTTTCTTAAAATCATGTCTTTTAAAGCTTCTTTTTTTATTTGCCCTAGTTCTTCTAATGATTTCATTTTTAGTCCACTCCCTTAACCACTTAAAGTATTTTATTCTTTGAATTTATCTAATATTTTTTTCCCATCACCTTTTGTTAAACGTCCAAACACTTCATCATTAACTGTAACGACTGGCGCTAATCCACATGCACCTATACACCTACATGCATCCAATGAAAACTTACCATCTTCTGTACATTCTCCTACATCTATAC from Clostridiales bacterium carries:
- a CDS encoding (2Fe-2S) ferredoxin domain-containing protein, whose amino-acid sequence is MKSLEELGQIKKEALKDMILRKGKYLTKIMVAMDDCGIKAGAKEVMNLFVKELRERNIMDAVVMMTSCQGMCDREPMVKIIDKDESVTVYANVTQDKVVRIIEDHILKGNVCKDLLA